In Deltaproteobacteria bacterium, the following proteins share a genomic window:
- a CDS encoding adenylate kinase: MVYNIVLIGPPGAGKGTQAEKLAESLKVPRITTGDLFRQAVRDKTPLGQKVQGILESGTLVPDSVVLELMEERMSKSDCANGFILDGFPRTVGQALGLEQWFQKAKKSLDVVVALNVSEEDAVTRMTGRRQCSACGTSYHLQFRAPIKEGVCNQCGGALVQRKDDEEKTVRHRLKVYAKETSPLLKFYEEKGLLMTVDGAQRPAKVFESISSLIR, translated from the coding sequence ATGGTCTATAACATTGTCTTGATTGGGCCGCCCGGAGCTGGTAAGGGGACGCAGGCCGAAAAATTGGCGGAGTCTTTGAAAGTGCCCCGGATTACGACCGGGGATCTTTTTAGGCAGGCGGTGCGTGACAAAACACCGCTGGGTCAAAAGGTTCAAGGGATTTTGGAAAGCGGGACTTTGGTTCCTGATTCGGTTGTTCTCGAATTGATGGAAGAGAGAATGTCAAAGTCCGATTGCGCGAATGGTTTTATTTTGGATGGCTTTCCAAGAACCGTTGGACAGGCATTGGGATTGGAGCAGTGGTTCCAAAAAGCAAAAAAATCGCTGGATGTGGTTGTGGCCCTGAATGTTTCGGAAGAAGATGCGGTTACCAGAATGACGGGCCGCAGACAATGCAGTGCTTGTGGCACTTCCTACCACTTGCAATTCCGGGCTCCCATAAAAGAGGGAGTCTGCAATCAATGTGGCGGTGCTTTGGTGCAACGCAAAGATGACGAAGAAAAAACAGTCCGTCATCGGTTAAAAGTTTATGCAAAGGAGACTTCTCCTTTGCTTAAGTTTTACGAAGAGAAGGGGTTGTTAATGACGGTGGATGGAGCTCAGCGCCCTGCAAAAGTTTTTGAATCCATTAGCTCTTTGATAAGATGA